A genome region from Anastrepha ludens isolate Willacy chromosome 3, idAnaLude1.1, whole genome shotgun sequence includes the following:
- the LOC128857711 gene encoding protein toll-like, whose amino-acid sequence MDFVQLPAEIFAPVAQTLSELHLVGRLRAIPANTFGVFRNLTELALLGHQFERRLRANDFTALDTLQVLKLQTCSIILLPAYIFFPLVASTWLNLETNRLRLLPDTLLAQQRQLRRLDLNDNQLEALPAALFESSTKLQKLFLTNNRLRSISADILPPHNALVELYVDVNELHTITPGTFRQTRHLRRLILSHNKLDWTRAEACAMFDGLRSLTELALQNNSLRFLCNQLGTSNQSTSFLSFLDQNAAGRIHNNPWSCDCSAQPLHAFLRSNRVRFPDVRHISCYEAQRTPLIELSYRDLCPLDLGVNAQLVRMFIYFSTLSLVVITGALCYYKYKLQLKIWLYAHSLCLRCISEAELDCDRKYDAFISYTHQDKHFVELELLPGLEQATPAFKVCIHVRDWLVGAFISEQIIDSVEESRRTIIVLSQHFIQSEWTLMEFRMAHQCALNEGRSRVILVIYGDSVDMELLDQELRAYLKMNTYLKWGEPWFWEKLRYAMPHSRLSWEREECANRRANEIPLQTMMTQAQMLHSAIPLQLILTAIALAVSLLFPRRCLCQANISGDQSFITDVCAEIASNGTCNCAYSTSGVFIDCGSAHGHIQIQILVFEQIFVKIFCKPAINTKSLITTEQLANLPLLGGMHKIVSLSVHRCLPFTEMLAQLALQQCTSLELNDLEFVPLLTARHLGQNLSYLQTVTVLELLAHPQFRALHAAQQLDADLFIAFYSLVSLKIDLHFTQLPQGLFTPVAATLSDLMLYGRLSDFPRKSFGSLSRMSALTMSGHQLADRLREGDFEALGLLELLTLSSCGITVLPARIFAPLPSLKSLLLRANQLRVLPTGLFAAQINLQVLELSRNQLEALPLGLFHPSTKLVNLSLSRNRLLQLSAEILPPLHGLETLRLDGNRLRTIASGCFAEAQHLKILLLDHNRLNWTSAEACDVFNGLRSLRLLGLNNNSLSHLCDQLSAPNHTTNSLRVLDVRHNRLTRLSAQLLHTLNSSISKNKLYLSHNPWVCDCGAQLLHAFVKSNRMRFSDMFDVRCENSQLAPLVELSYHDFCLPDLGVRTSVVLTFIWLSAFSLSVITTALFYYKYKLQLQIWLYAHRWCLCCISEAELDCDRKYDAFISYTHQDEHFVEHELVPGLEQGTPAFKVCIHVRDWLAGAFISEQIIDSVEQSRRTIIVLSQHFIQSEWALMEFRMAHQCALNEGRSRIILVIYGDSVDMELLDQELRAYLKMNTYLKWGEPWFWEKLRYAMPHSRRGWQGEGRTKRRTDEISLQPTGLRA is encoded by the exons ATGGATTTCGTACAACTGCCAGCTGAAATATTTGCACCAGTGGCGCAAACGCTGAGTGAGCTCCACTTGGTGGGCAGACTACGCGCCATTCCTGCTAATACATTCGGTGTGTTTCGTAATTTGACAGAGTTGGCCTTGTTGGGCCATCAATTTGAGCGGCGTTTACGCGCAAACGATTTTACCGCACTCGACACATTGCAGGTGCTGAAACTGCAGACTTGCAGCATCATATTACTGCCGGCGTATATATTTTTCCCATTGGTGGCATCAACGTGGCTTAATTTAGAGACAAATAGGTTGCGTTTACTGCCCGACACATTGCTGGCACAACAGCGCCAGTTGCGTAGGTTAGATCTAAATGATAATCAACTGGAAGCGTTGCCAGCGGCGCTCTTCGAATCTTCAACTAAGCTACAAAAACTGTTCTTAACAAACAATCGGTTGCGTAGTATAAGCGCAGATATTCTGCCACCACACAATGCGCTTGTCGAGCTGTATGTGGATGTGAATGAGTTACACACAATAACACCCGGCACTTTTAGGCAGACGCGTCATTTGCGCCGCTTAATTTTGAGTCATAACAAATTGGATTGGACGCGCGCTGAAGCGTGTGCAATGTTTGATGGGCTACGTAGCTTAACTGAGCTTGCGCTGCAAAACAATTCACTGCGTTTTTTGTGCAATCAGTTGGGCACATCAAATCAGAGCACCAGCTTTTTGAGCTTCCTTGAT CAAAACGCTGCTGGGCGTATACATAATAATCCATGGTCATGCGACTGTAGCGCTCAGCCGTTGCATGCATTTCTGAGAAGCAATCGCGTGCGCTTTCCTGACGTGAGACACATCAGCTGTTATGAAGCGCAGCGGACGCCGCTCATCGAGCTGTCCTATCGTGACCTCTGCCCGCTTGACCTAGGTGTCAACGCGCAGCTAGTTAGGATGTTTATATACTTTTCGACACTTAGTTTGGTGGTAATCACCGGCGCGCTCTGCTACTACAAGTACAaactgcaattaaaaatttggcTGTACGCGCATAGTCTATGCCTGCGTTGTATTAGTGAGGCTGAGCTGGACTGTGACCGCAAATATGACGCTTTCATCTCATATACTCATCAAGACAAACATTTTGTTGAACTCGAGCTGCTGCCTGGCTTGGAGCAGGCAACGCCCGCATTTAAAGTGTGCATACACGTGCGCGACTGGCTAGTGGGCGCTTTCATTTCCGAGCAAATCATCGATTCTGTAGAGGAATCGCGACGCACGATCATTGTATTATCACAGCATTTTATACAATCCGAATGGACGCTCATGGAATTTCGCATGGCGCATCAGTGCGCACTAAATGAAGGGCGCTCTCGCGTCATACTGGTGATCTATGGCGATTCCGTGGATATGGAGCTGTTAGATCAAGAGCTGCGCGCATATCTGAAAATGAATACGTACTTGAAGTGGGGCGAGCCGTGGTTTTGGGAAAAACTGCGCTACGCTATGCCGCATTCACGACTTAGCTGGGAGCGCGAAGAGTGTGCAAATAGACGAGCTAACGAAATTCCGCTGCAAACGATGATGACGCAGGC GCAAATGTTGCACTCAGCTATTCCTCTGCAATTAATACTAACAGCTATTGCGCTGGCTGTTTCACTGCTGTTCCCACGGCGCTGTCTTTGTCAGGCTAACATCAGCGGCGATCAAAGTTTCATCACCGACGTTTGCGCTGAGATCGCATCAAATGGCACCTGCAATTGCGCATATAGTACCAGCGGCGTTTTTATCGACTGCGGCAGCGCACATGgccacatacaaatacaaatcctAGTTTTTGAACAGATTTTcgtcaaaatattttgtaagccAGCTATTAACACAAAGTCGCTTATAACAACCGAACAGTTGGCGAATTTACCATTACTGGGTGGCATGCACAAAATCGTTAGTCTAAGTGTGCACCGCTGTTTGCCATTCACCGAAATGCTGGCACAATTGGCGTTGCAGCAGTGCACAAGTTTGGAGCTGAATGATCTGGAATTCGTACCATTGCTAACAGCGCGTCACCTTGGTCAGAACTTGAGCTACTTGCAAACAGTTACGGTTTTGGAGTTGTTGGCGCATCCGCAGTTCCGTGCCTTGCATGCAGCGCAGCAATTGGACGCCGATTTGTTTATTGCTTTCTACTCACTTGTCAGTTTGAAGATCGACTTGCATTTCACGCAGCTACCGCAGGGTCTTTTTACGCCTGTTGCAGCGACTTTAAGCGATTTGATGTTGTATGGGAGATTGAGTGATTTTCCACGTAAATCATTTGGGTCACTAAGTCGTATGAGCGCACTCACCATGAGTGGTCATCAACTGGCGGATCGTTTACGTGAGGGTGACTTTGAAGCACTCGGCTTGCTAGAACTACTCACATTAAGCAGCTGCGGCATAACTGTACTACCCGCGCGCATCTTCGCGCCGCTGCCATCACTTAAATCGCTCCTACTCCGGGCGAATCAATTGCGTGTGCTACCCACTGGGCTTTTTGCCGCACAAATCAATTTGCAAGTGCTGGAATTGAGCCGCAACCAACTGGAAGCTTTGCCGTTGGGTTTATTTCATCCATCTACTAAATTAGTGAATTTGAGTCTATCGCGAAATCGACTTTTGCAGTTGAGTGCAGAAATCCTGCCTCCTCTGCATGGACTTGAGACACTTCGTTTAGATGGTAATCGATTGCGTACTATTGCGTCCGGCTGCTTTGCCGAGGCACAACACCTCAAGATTCTATTACTGGATCACAATCGGCTGAATTGGACAAGCGCTGAAGCTTGCGATGTTTTCAATGGTCTGCGCAGTTTGCGGTTGCTCGGTCTGAATAATAACTCACTTTCTCACTTGTGCGATCAGCTGAGTGCGCCGAATCACACCACTAACAGCTTGCGCGTGCTTGATGTGCGCCACAATAGGCTGACACGTTTGAGCGCACAATTACTTCACACATTAAACAGTAGCATATCGAAGAATAAATTGTACCTGTCGCACAATCCGTGGGTATGTGACTGTGGTGCGCAATTACTGCATGCGTTCGTTAAAAGCAATCGCATGCGCTTTTCGGATATGTTTGATGTGCGTTGCGAGAACTCACAATTGGCGCCACTTGTCGAGTTGTCTTACCATGACTTCTGCTTACCCGATTTGGGCGTCCGTACGTCAGTGGTGTTAACCTTTATTTGGTTGTCGGCATTCAGCTTGTCAGTGATCACCACCGCGCTTTTCTACTACAAATACAAACTGCAATTACAAATTTGGCTCTATGCACATCGCTGGTGCCTATGTTGTATTAGTGAGGCTGAGCTGGACTGCGACCGCAAGTATGACGCTTTCATCTCATACACACATCAGGATGAGCATTTTGTCGAGCACGAGTTAGTGCCTGGCTTGGAGCAGGGCACGCCCGCATTTAAGGTGTGCATACACGTGCGCGACTGGTTAGCGGGCGCTTTCATTTCCGAGCAAATCATCGATTCTGTAGAGCAATCGCGACGCACGATCATTGTATTGTCACAGCATTTTATACAATCCGAATGGGCGCTCATGGAATTTCGCATGGCGCATCAGTGCGCACTAAATGAAGGGCGCTCGCGCATCATACTTGTGATCTATGGCGATTCGGTGGATATGGAGCTGTTAGATCAAGAGCTGCGCGCATATCTTAAAATGAATACGTACTTGAAGTGGGGCGAGCCATGGTTTTGGGAAAAACTGCGCTACGCTATGCCGCATTCACGACGTGGCTGGCAGGGCGAGGGCCGGACGAAGAGACGCACCGATGAAATTTCTCTGCAGCCGACTGGGCTGAGAGCGTAA